A region from the Geobacter benzoatilyticus genome encodes:
- a CDS encoding trans-sulfuration enzyme family protein, with protein MKFATRLIHGSHAIDPATGALSIPVYQTSTFAQQSVDHFGKYDYARSGNPTREALEEAIADLEGGSRAFAFGSGMAAISSTLMLFAPGDHLVVCEDVYGGAFRVMTKLFSQWGLNVTFVDATSREAIEAAIRPETKAIYLETPSNPLLKVTNLREAVEIARNHGLLTLVDNTFMTPYLQRPLELGCDIVMHSGTKFLNGHSDVVCGFAVVKDEHLAHRLGFIQNAFGAILGPQDCWLTLRGLKTLKVRMEESQRSAVKVAEFLAGHPQVKQVYYPGLSTHPGHDVHNRQADGPGAVLSFELKSFDLTKRLLEGIELAAFAVSLGGVESILSYPARMSHAAMSPADRAERGISDTLVRLSVGLEDPDDLISDFAGIIG; from the coding sequence ATGAAATTCGCAACCAGACTCATCCATGGCAGCCACGCCATCGATCCCGCCACCGGCGCACTCTCCATACCGGTCTACCAGACCTCCACCTTTGCCCAGCAGTCGGTGGACCATTTCGGGAAATACGACTATGCACGCTCCGGCAACCCCACCAGGGAGGCACTCGAAGAGGCCATTGCCGACCTTGAAGGGGGAAGCCGCGCCTTTGCCTTCGGATCGGGCATGGCAGCCATATCCTCCACCCTGATGCTCTTTGCCCCCGGCGACCATCTGGTGGTTTGCGAGGATGTTTACGGCGGAGCCTTCCGGGTGATGACCAAGCTCTTCAGCCAGTGGGGGCTCAACGTAACCTTTGTGGATGCCACCAGCCGTGAAGCCATTGAAGCCGCCATACGTCCGGAAACAAAAGCGATCTACCTGGAGACCCCCTCAAACCCTCTCCTGAAGGTCACCAACCTCCGGGAGGCGGTGGAAATCGCCCGCAACCATGGGCTGCTGACCCTGGTGGACAACACCTTCATGACCCCGTACCTGCAACGCCCGCTGGAGCTTGGATGCGATATCGTCATGCACAGCGGCACCAAGTTCCTGAACGGGCACAGCGACGTGGTATGCGGATTTGCCGTGGTGAAAGACGAGCATCTTGCCCATCGCCTCGGATTCATCCAGAACGCCTTCGGCGCCATACTCGGCCCCCAGGACTGCTGGCTGACGCTGCGGGGATTGAAGACACTCAAGGTGCGGATGGAAGAAAGCCAGCGCAGCGCCGTCAAGGTTGCAGAATTCCTTGCCGGGCACCCGCAGGTCAAGCAGGTATATTATCCCGGCCTGTCGACACACCCGGGCCATGACGTCCACAATCGCCAGGCCGACGGCCCCGGTGCGGTTCTTTCATTTGAGCTGAAGAGCTTCGACTTGACGAAACGGTTACTGGAAGGGATTGAACTGGCAGCATTCGCCGTCAGCCTTGGAGGGGTGGAAAGCATCCTGTCGTATCCGGCCAGGATGTCCCATGCGGCCATGTCCCCCGCCGACCGGGCCGAGCGCGGCATCAGCGACACGCTGGTACGGCTTTCCGTGGGGCTGGAGGACCCGGACGATCTCATATCGGATTTTGCGGGGATTATCGGGTAG
- a CDS encoding winged helix-turn-helix domain-containing protein, with translation MIEAIVGSINCERVLTFLIAREEGYAREIAQFYNSSLAPIQKQLDKLEAGGVLASRTAGRTRLYTFNPRYPLLVELSALLEKSIAFYDEELQQRLLLNRRRPRRRGKPL, from the coding sequence ATGATCGAAGCAATCGTCGGCTCCATCAATTGCGAGCGAGTCCTTACCTTTCTGATCGCCAGAGAGGAGGGGTATGCGCGGGAGATTGCACAGTTCTATAACAGCTCCCTGGCACCTATCCAGAAGCAGTTGGACAAACTGGAAGCGGGCGGCGTTCTCGCGAGCCGCACTGCCGGGCGCACCCGTCTCTATACCTTTAACCCGCGCTACCCTTTGCTTGTTGAACTCTCGGCTCTGCTGGAAAAGTCGATTGCATTTTATGATGAAGAGTTGCAGCAGCGGCTGCTGCTCAACCGTCGTCGCCCCCGCCGCAGAGGGAAGCCGCTGTGA
- a CDS encoding methyltransferase, producing the protein MDRSSRNRLTVNLLPQFAGDTLFDAIARAVCRAGCLPRKELYEAWEVARRVRRRYRGGRIVDLACGHGLLAQILLLLDDTSTTALAVDRRIPKSSSTLVESLEESWPRLKGRIQFVEADLRDVPLHCDDVIVSAHACGGLTDLVLERAVEVGARVAVLPCCHDLSGADLGGLQGWLDGPLAMDVVRVSRLRSLGYRVITQQIPGDITPKNRLLLAEPGW; encoded by the coding sequence ATGGACCGCTCCTCCCGCAACCGACTTACGGTAAATCTGCTTCCACAGTTCGCCGGTGATACCCTGTTCGACGCCATCGCCCGGGCAGTATGCCGCGCCGGCTGTCTGCCACGCAAGGAACTGTACGAAGCCTGGGAAGTGGCACGGCGGGTGAGGCGGCGTTACCGCGGTGGTCGAATCGTGGATCTGGCCTGCGGCCACGGGCTTCTGGCGCAGATACTTCTCCTTCTTGACGACACATCGACCACGGCCCTGGCGGTTGACCGGCGGATCCCGAAGAGTTCCTCCACCCTTGTCGAGTCATTGGAAGAAAGCTGGCCGCGCCTCAAGGGGCGAATACAGTTCGTGGAGGCGGACCTGCGTGACGTGCCGTTGCATTGCGACGATGTGATCGTTTCTGCCCATGCCTGCGGGGGGCTGACAGACCTCGTTCTGGAGCGGGCAGTGGAGGTCGGGGCGAGGGTGGCGGTACTCCCCTGTTGTCACGACCTGAGCGGTGCGGACCTTGGCGGCCTGCAGGGGTGGCTGGATGGCCCGCTGGCCATGGATGTGGTCCGCGTGTCGCGGTTGCGCTCCCTGGGGTACCGGGTGATTACCCAGCAGATTCCGGGCGATATCACGCCAAAGAACCGGCTGCTGCTTGCGGAGCCAGGCTGGTAA
- a CDS encoding flavodoxin family protein, which translates to MDRDTMNILAIIASPRGMKGNTGRLLEEVLSGVGEAGGETEILSLATLKVQPCVGCDLCHKTGICSIKDDYEGIKEKLLACDGFILASPNYIFSVTAQMKALFDRCCGLLHCMALEGKYAAVVETSGGGEDAEVISYMERFVNTLGANSVGGIGSPMAGIRAFPDEANLYGRARTLGRELCHCIREKRQFPEQEPFLGAFRERMSGLVEIMGEHWVFERDYWRDRKG; encoded by the coding sequence ATGGATAGAGACACCATGAACATTCTCGCCATCATTGCCAGCCCCCGAGGGATGAAGGGAAATACCGGACGGTTGCTGGAGGAGGTCCTGTCCGGGGTAGGGGAGGCCGGGGGGGAGACGGAAATTCTTTCCCTTGCCACCTTGAAGGTGCAACCCTGCGTCGGGTGCGATCTCTGCCACAAAACGGGCATCTGCTCCATCAAGGACGACTACGAGGGGATCAAGGAGAAACTTCTTGCCTGCGACGGCTTCATCCTTGCCAGCCCCAATTACATATTCAGCGTTACTGCCCAGATGAAGGCGCTCTTTGACCGTTGCTGCGGCCTGCTTCACTGCATGGCCCTGGAGGGGAAGTACGCTGCCGTTGTGGAAACATCCGGAGGCGGAGAGGACGCGGAGGTGATTTCGTACATGGAGCGGTTCGTCAATACCCTGGGAGCCAACTCTGTGGGCGGCATCGGCTCTCCCATGGCCGGCATCAGGGCCTTTCCCGATGAGGCGAACCTTTATGGCCGGGCACGCACCCTGGGGCGCGAACTCTGCCACTGTATCAGGGAGAAGCGGCAGTTCCCCGAGCAGGAGCCTTTTCTCGGCGCTTTCCGGGAGAGGATGTCGGGCCTGGTGGAAATCATGGGAGAGCATTGGGTTTTCGAGCGTGATTACTGGCGGGACAGGAAAGGGTAG
- a CDS encoding D-2-hydroxyacid dehydrogenase, with product MKISNLLIHLHNSIDAFTLKPRHVEQLRQALPEVNITVAASDRDFMDRLPDAEYAMVWVFKAEWYAAAPRLKALFTPAAGRDWVEADPSGRVLTCHGSFHGRIMRESLLSMMLYFNRRLGKSLDDQGCRRWGRRDYSGCVGLFSQRVLIVGLGALGQSMAELLKAFGAHVTGVKRNPESFAGSPFVDGVIAFDALEEALPEADHVVLLLPGGTATDGIFTARHFNAMKPGAHLYNLGRGNCYREEDLVAALEHGRLAGAGLDVFAEEPLPAFSPLWQQRNVLITPHSSAISQEYIDLFIAEWLETVRKSGPQHETPQ from the coding sequence ATGAAGATCAGCAATCTCCTTATCCATCTGCACAACAGCATTGACGCCTTCACCCTGAAGCCACGGCATGTCGAGCAACTACGCCAAGCTCTCCCGGAAGTGAATATTACCGTCGCTGCCAGTGACCGTGATTTCATGGACCGGCTTCCCGATGCCGAATATGCCATGGTGTGGGTGTTCAAGGCCGAGTGGTATGCAGCCGCTCCCCGGCTAAAGGCGCTCTTCACCCCTGCCGCCGGGCGCGACTGGGTTGAGGCGGACCCGTCGGGGAGGGTGTTGACGTGTCATGGCAGCTTCCACGGCCGAATCATGCGCGAGAGCCTTCTCTCCATGATGCTGTATTTCAACCGGCGCCTGGGCAAGTCGCTCGATGATCAGGGGTGCCGGAGGTGGGGTCGTCGGGATTACAGCGGTTGTGTGGGCCTTTTCAGCCAGCGGGTATTGATCGTAGGTCTCGGGGCGCTGGGGCAGTCCATGGCTGAATTGCTCAAAGCCTTCGGCGCGCACGTGACCGGGGTCAAGCGCAACCCGGAATCGTTCGCGGGGAGCCCTTTTGTCGATGGGGTAATCGCCTTTGACGCGCTGGAGGAGGCGTTGCCAGAGGCCGACCATGTGGTGCTGCTGCTTCCCGGCGGGACGGCAACCGACGGGATTTTCACCGCACGGCACTTTAACGCCATGAAGCCGGGGGCCCACCTCTACAATCTGGGGCGCGGAAACTGCTACCGGGAGGAAGATCTTGTGGCCGCCCTGGAGCATGGCCGCCTGGCCGGCGCAGGCCTGGATGTCTTTGCCGAAGAGCCGCTGCCGGCCTTCTCGCCCCTCTGGCAGCAACGCAACGTCCTGATCACGCCCCATTCCAGCGCCATCAGCCAAGAGTACATCGACCTCTTTATCGCGGAGTGGCTTGAGACGGTGCGTAAGAGTGGGCCGCAGCACGAAACGCCGCAGTAG